The Myxococcaceae bacterium JPH2 genome contains a region encoding:
- a CDS encoding DUF559 domain-containing protein — translation MSPPVEAALLDALDRQARRRAEGVATLSVLAGPLGSGAALWSRWAERQGRRVVVTDAEDPRSAAIDWARALAAERDLGADAEALATFALTAANPRHAPSFAGKTPHERRVLLDALPPPSLPGFTWALCRQLIEQRPTLDPGTLPPPVREALRREPHVALEALIALVPARDLPALRCRAGEAPSHWGLQSAAALSIAAPMMPLACAVEPDALDAFLRGPESRVLALVREGRLDLGEPVAAPVTAAADAAMALQSQLAREQAPDAKRVLHAEAARAVLTGAPGTPEEFARSKAERFLAECLRARPATSGLFQLNQRLQLADEDRAWEVDLLCREWRLAVEIDGYFHFLDAERFRRDRRKDLALQRAGYWVVRVLAEDVVSRAEDILDTLESLIAARQRDAVGQEVAHGRR, via the coding sequence TTGTCGCCGCCGGTGGAAGCCGCGCTGCTCGATGCCCTGGATCGCCAGGCTCGCCGGCGCGCGGAGGGAGTCGCTACGCTGAGCGTCCTCGCGGGCCCGCTCGGGTCCGGCGCGGCGCTGTGGTCTCGCTGGGCGGAGCGACAAGGTCGGCGCGTCGTCGTCACCGACGCGGAGGATCCCCGCTCGGCCGCAATCGATTGGGCCCGAGCGCTCGCGGCGGAGCGAGACCTGGGCGCGGACGCCGAGGCCCTCGCAACCTTCGCCCTCACGGCCGCGAACCCACGCCACGCGCCCTCCTTCGCGGGCAAGACGCCGCATGAGCGCCGCGTCCTCTTGGACGCGCTCCCGCCTCCCTCCTTGCCCGGCTTCACGTGGGCGCTGTGTCGCCAACTCATCGAGCAGCGCCCCACGCTCGACCCCGGCACGCTGCCGCCCCCCGTGCGCGAGGCACTCCGACGAGAGCCCCACGTCGCGCTGGAGGCCCTGATTGCCCTGGTGCCCGCCAGAGACCTGCCCGCGCTCCGCTGCCGCGCCGGAGAGGCACCCTCTCACTGGGGCCTGCAATCCGCCGCCGCCCTGAGCATCGCCGCGCCGATGATGCCCCTCGCGTGCGCGGTGGAACCGGACGCGCTCGACGCCTTCCTGCGAGGGCCGGAGTCCCGCGTGCTCGCCCTCGTGCGCGAAGGACGGCTGGACCTGGGAGAGCCCGTGGCCGCACCGGTCACCGCCGCGGCGGATGCCGCCATGGCGCTCCAGAGTCAGCTCGCGCGCGAGCAGGCGCCCGACGCGAAGCGAGTGCTCCACGCGGAGGCAGCGCGGGCCGTCCTCACCGGAGCCCCCGGGACGCCCGAGGAGTTCGCGCGCAGCAAGGCGGAGCGCTTCCTCGCCGAGTGCCTCCGTGCGCGTCCCGCCACCTCGGGGCTGTTCCAGCTCAACCAGCGCCTCCAGCTCGCGGACGAGGACCGCGCATGGGAGGTGGACCTGCTGTGCCGCGAGTGGCGGCTGGCGGTGGAGATCGACGGCTACTTCCACTTCCTCGACGCGGAGCGCTTCCGTCGGGATCGCCGCAAGGACCTCGCGCTGCAACGCGCGGGCTATTGGGTGGTCCGCGTGCTCGCCGAGGACGTGGTGTCTCGCGCCGAGGACATCCTCGACACCTTGGAATCCCTCATCGCCGCCCGCCAGCGTGACGCCGTCGGGCAGGAGGTCGCTCATGGACGCCGCTGA
- a CDS encoding SDR family oxidoreductase gives MRVLILGIAGGIARKLALRLHSAGHEVVGIDVRPWHDAPEGIEVHRVDVRKRAAEDVFRRRRPEAVVHMATVTAFTVRGGERGRINLDGTKAVFDHCATHGVKQVVFVGRHTFYGAAADSPLYHSEDEPPRALESIPELADLVAADLYAATALWRLPQMTTAVLRLVYTLGTPGTGTLATFLRGRRVPMVLGYDPLFHVLQEEDVVTALHLALEKQLRGIFNVAGPPPIPLSVIIKGTGRTPVPLPAPVLSLILGRAGLPRLSVGAVDHLRHPIVLDNRRFLDATGFQHSYDEGRILRAYADALPVDRTGR, from the coding sequence ATGAGGGTGCTCATCCTGGGCATCGCGGGCGGCATCGCTCGCAAGCTGGCGCTGCGCCTGCACTCGGCCGGACATGAAGTGGTCGGCATCGACGTGCGCCCGTGGCACGACGCGCCCGAGGGCATCGAGGTGCACCGGGTGGACGTGCGCAAGCGCGCCGCCGAGGACGTCTTCCGCCGCCGTCGCCCCGAGGCCGTGGTGCACATGGCCACCGTGACGGCCTTCACCGTGCGCGGCGGTGAGCGCGGGCGCATCAACCTGGACGGCACCAAGGCGGTGTTCGACCACTGCGCCACCCACGGCGTGAAGCAGGTCGTCTTCGTGGGCCGCCACACCTTCTACGGCGCGGCGGCGGACTCGCCGCTGTACCACTCCGAGGACGAGCCCCCTCGCGCGCTGGAGTCCATCCCCGAGCTGGCGGACCTGGTGGCCGCGGACCTGTACGCGGCGACGGCGCTGTGGCGCCTGCCGCAGATGACCACCGCGGTGCTGCGGCTCGTCTACACGCTGGGCACGCCGGGCACGGGCACGCTGGCCACGTTCCTGCGCGGCCGTCGCGTGCCCATGGTGCTGGGGTATGACCCGCTGTTCCACGTCCTCCAGGAAGAGGATGTGGTGACGGCGCTGCACCTCGCGCTGGAGAAGCAGCTGCGCGGCATCTTCAACGTCGCGGGGCCGCCGCCCATCCCGCTGTCCGTCATCATCAAGGGCACGGGCCGCACGCCAGTGCCGCTGCCCGCGCCCGTACTGTCGCTGATTCTGGGCCGCGCGGGGCTGCCTCGCCTGAGCGTGGGCGCGGTGGACCACCTGCGCCACCCCATCGTCCTCGACAACCGCCGCTTCCTGGACGCCACGGGCTTCCAGCACTCGTATGACGAGGGCCGCATCCTCCGCGCCTACGCGGACGCCCTGCCGGTGGACCGCACCGGGCGCTGA
- a CDS encoding acyltransferase family protein, which translates to MGREPGGERPRVWPSARRAPTALCVQTRGQWYGARVSLSDSLAARVERLELPFNEYGVDPYGISKKHLKLALEAFGFLYRHYFRVRCVGAQHIPPRGRAMLVGNHSGGVAVDGAMVLTSTLLEMDPPRLSQGMVERFIHKFPVASLWASRTGQFTGLPEHARRLLEDDRLLMIFPEGARGTAKLFRDRYSLVDFGTGFMRMALQTRSPIVPFAFLGGGSAIPTIFNAYALGRLLGVPYVPLTPYLLPVPLPVRLEIHYGEPLHFQGTGDEEDHVIEGYVQQVKQAITRLIETGRQERQHRREQELLP; encoded by the coding sequence ATGGGGAGAGAACCAGGTGGGGAGAGGCCCCGAGTATGGCCCAGCGCGCGACGGGCGCCCACCGCCCTGTGCGTGCAAACGCGCGGGCAGTGGTACGGTGCGCGGGTGTCCCTGAGCGACTCTCTCGCAGCGCGCGTGGAACGGCTGGAGCTGCCGTTCAACGAGTACGGCGTGGACCCGTACGGCATCTCCAAGAAGCACCTGAAGCTGGCGCTGGAGGCCTTCGGCTTCCTCTACCGCCACTACTTCCGGGTGCGCTGCGTGGGCGCGCAACACATCCCCCCGCGCGGGCGGGCCATGCTGGTGGGCAACCACTCCGGCGGCGTCGCCGTGGACGGGGCCATGGTGCTCACCTCCACCCTGCTGGAGATGGATCCGCCCCGGCTCTCCCAGGGCATGGTCGAGCGCTTCATCCACAAGTTCCCCGTGGCCTCGCTCTGGGCCAGCCGCACCGGCCAGTTCACCGGCCTGCCCGAGCACGCGCGGCGACTGCTCGAGGATGACCGGCTCCTGATGATCTTCCCCGAGGGCGCGCGCGGCACGGCCAAGCTGTTCCGCGACCGCTACTCGCTCGTGGACTTCGGCACGGGCTTCATGCGGATGGCGCTGCAGACGCGCTCGCCCATCGTCCCCTTCGCCTTCCTGGGCGGCGGCTCCGCCATCCCCACCATCTTCAACGCCTACGCGCTGGGTCGGCTCCTGGGCGTCCCGTATGTGCCGCTCACGCCCTACCTGCTGCCCGTCCCCCTCCCCGTCCGGCTGGAAATCCACTATGGCGAGCCGCTCCATTTCCAGGGCACCGGCGACGAGGAAGACCATGTCATCGAGGGCTATGTGCAGCAGGTGAAACAGGCCATCACCCGGCTCATCGAGACGGGCCGCCAGGAGCGTCAGCACCGCCGCGAGCAGGAGCTGTTGCCATGA